A stretch of the Streptomyces ortus genome encodes the following:
- a CDS encoding AMP-binding protein: protein MPAPTVNLVVALLAVIKAGGAYVPIDPDHPRSRLDSILRHADPLLVLDTEALAGVDRAACPDTAPDVVVRPENTQYVIYASGSTGQPQGVAIPRGAVANYLATTRRRFPLSSADRMLFSTTVSFDMANTEPYLPFTSGAAMVVAGKDTVADPSAALDLIRRQGVTAVQATPAFWQMLLMHDPDTAKDLRIIIGAEAVPVRLAETPAKQAAEVFDMYGPTETVTWCTEARVKAGEGAPIGRPVGNTCAPRTTR, encoded by the coding sequence GTGCCTGCCCCGACCGTGAACCTCGTGGTGGCGCTGCTGGCGGTGATCAAGGCGGGCGGAGCCTACGTCCCGATCGATCCGGACCACCCGCGCTCCCGCCTCGACTCCATCCTCCGGCACGCCGATCCGCTGCTGGTGCTCGACACCGAGGCACTGGCGGGCGTGGACCGGGCAGCCTGTCCGGACACGGCACCGGACGTGGTCGTCCGGCCGGAGAACACCCAGTACGTGATCTACGCGTCGGGCTCGACGGGGCAGCCGCAGGGCGTGGCGATCCCGCGCGGCGCCGTGGCGAACTACCTGGCCACGACGCGGCGGCGGTTCCCGCTGTCGTCCGCGGACCGGATGCTGTTCAGCACGACGGTGTCCTTCGACATGGCCAACACCGAGCCGTACCTGCCGTTCACCAGTGGAGCGGCCATGGTGGTGGCCGGCAAGGACACCGTCGCCGACCCGTCCGCCGCGCTGGATCTGATACGCCGCCAGGGAGTCACCGCGGTGCAGGCCACGCCGGCCTTCTGGCAGATGCTGCTGATGCACGATCCGGACACCGCGAAGGATCTGCGGATCATCATCGGCGCGGAGGCCGTGCCGGTACGCCTGGCCGAGACCCCGGCGAAGCAGGCCGCCGAGGTGTTCGACATGTACGGCCCGACCGAGACGGTGACGTGGTGCACCGAGGCGCGCGTCAAGGCGGGGGAGGGCGCGCCGATCGGCCGCCCGGTCGGAAACACGTGCGCGCCACGCACCACGAGATGA
- a CDS encoding thioesterase II family protein: MSTDRREGAALLCVPFAGAGPSFFHPWREPAGDRWRVVPVALPGREKRFLETPYRNVVEAAKNSVDDIVAELGAGTRTVLFGHSLGAVLAYELVHLLSTRDVQVELLVVSGSPGPWTRRERRATGLPDEEFLSRVEEFAGFRHEALDHPEMRELILPVLQADCEMHENYVPSTDEPVSVPICSLRGESDGLVTAEEARQWRDATTAGEFTYKEFPGDHMYLVDRAAEVLDVIESRSTHHP, from the coding sequence ATGTCCACGGACCGCCGCGAAGGGGCCGCGTTGCTGTGCGTGCCGTTCGCGGGAGCGGGTCCCTCGTTCTTCCACCCGTGGCGGGAGCCGGCCGGCGACCGGTGGCGGGTGGTCCCGGTCGCCCTGCCCGGCAGGGAGAAGCGGTTCCTTGAAACGCCGTACCGCAATGTCGTCGAGGCCGCCAAGAACTCGGTCGACGACATCGTCGCGGAACTCGGCGCCGGGACCCGCACCGTGCTGTTCGGGCACAGCCTGGGCGCGGTGCTCGCGTACGAACTGGTGCACCTGCTGAGTACGCGCGACGTGCAGGTCGAGCTGCTGGTCGTCAGCGGCTCGCCGGGGCCGTGGACCCGGCGCGAGCGGCGGGCGACGGGTCTGCCGGACGAGGAGTTCCTGAGCCGGGTCGAGGAGTTCGCGGGGTTCCGGCACGAGGCCCTGGACCACCCGGAGATGCGTGAACTGATCCTCCCCGTGCTCCAGGCCGACTGCGAGATGCACGAGAACTACGTCCCGAGCACCGACGAGCCGGTGTCGGTGCCGATCTGTTCACTGCGCGGCGAGTCCGACGGCCTGGTCACCGCGGAAGAGGCCCGGCAGTGGCGGGACGCGACCACGGCGGGCGAATTCACCTATAAGGAATTTCCGGGCGATCACATGTATCTCGTCGACCGCGCCGCCGAGGTGCTGGATGTGATCGAGTCCCGATCCACTCACCACCCTTAG
- a CDS encoding Dabb family protein, with amino-acid sequence MITHIVLFKLKDGIERSAPSVAEAEKFARAVGDHVPELVDWRVGWNTVDRDISYDFAAIGVLPDRAALEKYQVNAYHQESVQKWRAISDWVVVDLADS; translated from the coding sequence GTGATCACGCACATCGTTCTTTTCAAACTCAAGGACGGCATTGAGCGCTCCGCTCCGTCCGTGGCCGAGGCCGAGAAATTCGCCAGGGCGGTCGGCGACCACGTTCCGGAACTCGTCGACTGGCGGGTGGGCTGGAACACCGTAGACCGCGACATCTCCTACGACTTCGCCGCGATCGGAGTGCTGCCGGATCGCGCTGCGCTGGAGAAGTACCAGGTGAACGCGTACCACCAGGAGTCAGTGCAGAAGTGGCGAGCGATATCCGACTGGGTCGTCGTCGACCTCGCGGACAGCTGA